TCTAGCAACCTCTACCCAAGAACCTTTACTTTTGAGCTGCTTCTTGCTGCTCGACAATTTCTTCTGGCAGCATCCCGGCACGACGGGTATCAGGACTTAGTCCGTGCGGATTCATTACACCCTTAGGTAGGTAAACCAGTTCTCGCAACGGTGTAACCATTGAATCGTTTGTCACCTTGTATGGCAGACGACCAAGGGCAACATTATCAAAGTTCAACTCGTGGCGATCATAAGTACAAAGGTCATACTCTTCTGTCATTGATAGGCAGTTAGTTGGGCAAAATTCAACACAGTTGCCACAAAAGATACAGACTCCGAAGTCGATGCTGTAGTGATTGAGCTTTTTCTTTTTTGAGGCTTTATCAAATTCCCAATCTACTACGGGTAAGTTGATGGGGCAAACCCGAACACAGACTTCGCAGGCAATGCACTTATCAAATTCAAAGTGAATCCGACCCCGGAACCGCTCAGAAGGAATCAATTTCTCGTAAGGATACTGTACGGTAATCGGTCGTCGCCCCATATGGTCAAAGGTGACAGACAATCCCTGACCAATGTGACGGGCAGCTTGCACTGATTCTTTGGCATAATTGCCAACTTGCTTGAGAAACTTCAACATCGTGTTCTTCTCTCTTTCAATTTTGGATTTTGGATTGGGATTGTAGATTTCAGAAGTTAATCCAAAATCTAAAATCTAAAATCTAAAATCTGTTTAACCGCCAAAGGCGAAGGGAAAAGTTAGCTTGAGGGCTGCGGTTAATAGTAGGTTAACCAGAGACACTGGCAGCAGGAACTTCCACCCTAAATCTAACAATTGGTCAATGCGAACCCGTGGCACAGTCCAGCGCAGCAGAACTGCTAGAAAGATCAGGAAGTAGGCTTTGAGTATCGTCATGGTGATTCCCAGTGATGCATCGATCAACTGCAACACAGGATTCGTTTCACTGACTCCTATCCAGCTGGCTACTAGGTTAATTGGAATCGGAAATTCCCAACCACCTAGGTACAAAACTGATACCAGCAAAGCAGAAAGCACCAGGTTGACATAGGAACCTAGATAAAACAAACCGAATTTCATCCCAGAATATTCAGTCTGGTAGCCAGCCACCAGTTCTTCTTCAGCTTCAGGCAAGTCAAACGGGATACGTTCGCATTCTGCTAGGGCAGCAATCCAAAAGATGATGAAACCAACGGGCTGCCGCCAAACATTCCAACCCAGGATACCGTAGCCTGACTGCTGCTCCACAATGTCAATTGTGCTGAGGCTGTTAGACATCATGGCGATCGCTAGTACTGAAAGTGCCAAAGGAACCTCATAACTGATCGACTGTGCTGCTGCCCGCAAGCCTCCTAAGAGCGAATACTTGTTGTTAGATGAGTAACCAGCCATTAACAAGCCAATCGGGGCAATGCTCGAAAGTGAAATCCATAAAAAGACTCCTACTCCAACATCTGTAATGACGAGGTTCTGTCCAAACGGCACAATTAAATAGGACAGAAACACCGGAATCACAACGATGATTGGTCCGAGGGTAAATAGCAGAGGGTCAGATTTAGCTGGAATCACATCTTCTTTAAAGACAAGTTTGAGACCATCTGCTACCGGAGCCAGTAACCCAAAAGGTCCGATGAATTCAGGACCTATCCGCTGTTGTGCTGCTGCCGATATCTTCCGCTCTAGCCATGTAGTGACTAGCACTCCCACTGTGGCACCAATAATCATTAAGATCATCGGCAATGGCATCCAAATGGCTTTGGCTGTGCCAGCTGGCAATCCCAAGTCCATTAGCGATTTAATAAAACTTCCTTGGAGGTCAATTCCTGGATTCATGTTGGCGCTCTTGAAGTCATCGAGTCACGTTCATTAACAGTAAACCGTTGAGTTAATAACTGTAAGTTCACTCAATAATGTTTTTACTTCGACAGTTTTTTTGTGAAGATTCTTTTACTGTTCCATTGCCTAGTATATCGCTCCACGGTTGGCAGCAAAGGAAAGCATCTGAGAAATTATACTTACGACAAAAAAAGCAGGGAAGCAAGAAAGAACGTGGAAAAACTCCCCGTGTCTCCGTGTCCCCGCGTCCTCTTCCTCGCCCCTCAATTAGCGTTGTTCTATCGGAATATAAGGGATATCGTGGAGACCGCTATACACTTGAGTAGGGCGATAGATGCGGTTTTGGATCAATTGCTCTTTCCAGTGGGCTAACCAACCAGCAACACGAGCGATCGCAAATATTGGTGTAAATAAATCGGTTGGAATCCCCAATTTCCTATACACTAAGCCTGAGTAAAAGTCAACATTGGAATAAATTCCTTTTTGACCTAGTTTTTCCTCGATCACCCGTTCCATTTCAATGGCAATGTCATAATAATTGTCGTAGCCAAACTTATCAAACAGCTTTTCCGCCAGGTGCTGAAGGATAATCGCTCGTGGATCTTTCACCTTGTAAACCCGATGACCGAAGCCCATAATTTTATCTTTGCGTTGGATGCGCTCCTCTAAGTAGGGACGAACATTCGCCACTGAGCCAATTTCCTCCAACATAGTAATAACTTCCTCATTGGCTCCTCCATGCAAAGGACCTCCTAGGGTTCCCACTGCTGAAGCAACTACGGCATAGGGATCAGTGAGAGTAGAAGCGGTGACCCTGGCACTAAAGGTAGAGGCATTCATTGAATGTTCAGCATGAAGCGCCAAGCAAACATCAAAGACGCGAGCTGCGAGCGGATCGGGTTCCTGTTCACTGAGCATATACAAAAAGTTGGCGGAATAGTCTAAATCATCTCGAGGTCGCACAGGGTCATTGCCTTTCCGCATTAACTGAAACGCTGCCACCATCGTTGGAATTTTTGCTAGCAGCCGGACGACAGCAGCTCTAATATAAGCTGGGTTATCTAAGTCACGGCGAGAATAGAATAGTCCCAAAGCAGCAGCTGAGGCTTGCAGAGCGTCCATTGGATGTCCACTTTCGGGAAAGGACTTCATCATGTCCCGAATGCGATACTTGATCCGTCGGTGATAGCGAACTTCGTGCTCAAACGCCTCAAGTTCTTCCTTCGTTGGCAGTTCACCCCAGATCAAGAGATATGCAGTTTCCAGAAAGTTACTTTTTTCAGCCAGCTCTTCAATGCGGATGCCTCGATACTCTAGTATCCCTTTTTGCCCATCGACAAAGCTGATACTAGATTGAGCGGCAGGAATACCTTCTAAACCGGGCTTAAATTCGCAGACGGACATAGCTACACCAGCTGCAAAGAAGAGAACAATACTCAGGCTAACTTACCAGAAATTGGGCTTGTGTTGCGCTTTTTACTGGAATTAAGTTTCAGATGTCAGTCAGAGCAGGAATTTGGGTGGAGTTAGCCAAAATAGCTGGCTACGACTTACTGGCGAGCCAGTTTCAGGTAGTTTTAACCCAATAATACCCGCTTTTTTTACAACCAGTGAGGCTCTAGCTTCGCCCCAGACGAGGATTTCTGCCCACTGACCTAGATCGGGTTGATGACCAACCATGGCTAACTGCGTAGCAGAACCTTGGATCTGCTGTTGCTCTAACCAGTCTATCCAAGGTTGGATTCTCCCATCAGGAGCAAGATAACTAGATTCCTCTAGTTTAGAACTTAATCCAGATGAATGGAGAATTTCTGCTGTTTGACGCGATCGCACTAAAGGGCTAGTCAAAATTAAGTCAAACCGCAAACCTAGATTAAACAAGCGTTTTGCTACTTTGCGAGTTTTTTGATGCCCTTCCTCAGTTAGCGATCGCTCCTCATCCTTAATGCCAATTCCTCGCTCTGTAGCTATGCCATGACGAATTAAAAACAGTTCCACAATCGATTTTGGATTTTAGATTTTGGATCAAGGAAGTTGCCCCTCGCCCCTATTCTGTTTGAATCGGGCTATCTTGAGGATTAACTAATCTCAGCAGTTTCTGCTTAATTTGAGCATCAAACACTTCCCACTTTAATTTGGCGTAAGTAGGATTCTCATTGCTGCCTGATAAGAATCCCATCGGGACTTCAAATCCACCTGCTCCCGTACGTCCCCCGCCAAAAAAGCGTCCCTGACTATCTTGTCCAAAAGCTTCTTTGATGAACTCATCCGGATCAAGCGTGAGTTTAGCTGTTCTAAGCGAGCCAATTACTACTTCAAGTTCTTCGTCTTCGTCGTGGACAATGCCGTAAACAACAGCAGTGTGAACGTTTTCTTCTGTAACTAGGAAATCAGCAGCTTGGGGGATGGCATCTCGGTCATCGTAACGCAGGTACCCAACACCAGCAATGGAAAAGTTGTTCTGTACAATGCGGTTTTTGAGCGATCGCTCAATTACATCCATCACCCGCTTTGAGCGATTTGCCTGTAGCACTGCTTTTAGCAGTTGGGAGTCATAAAACCGGCTGAGATATCCAGATGCCAGGAAATCCTCCTCCTGCGCTTGCATCAGCCCATTAGTATCGGACCGCAACCCATGCATTAAAGCAGTAGCACACTTGACATGTTGATTAATACTGTTATCTAGAACTAGCAAACCCGCCTGCAAGTATTGGGCAAAAATGGTGGATGTAGCTCTTACACTAGGACGGAGGTCGCTGAACTCTGCTTTAAGATTTCCCTGTAGGCTGTGATGGTCAATAAGCACAGTGATTGGGATACCTGCCTCTTGCAATAACGGCATCAGTTGGCTAGTTGTTCCCTGGTTATCAATCAACACACAGCCTTGATAAATCGATAAATCTTTGCTCTTGGTAGTTTGAACTGGCCACCTTTGGGCGGGTAAACCAGTAAGCTTAACCAGGGCAATGTTCTCTTGGTGGCTCAGGGTACCTGCATATACAATGTCGCATTCAATCTGATATTGTTCTGCCATTAATTGGTACGCCCAAGCACAGGAGAGAGCATCAGGGTCGGGAAAATCTTGCAGAATGACGATCTGACGTTCGTGTTGGTGCCGCTCTAGAGTTTGCCGTAATGCCTCTGCCTTCTGACTAGGTAAAGATATGACACGCTGAACCCCGTTGTTGCCAGACTCATTTGTTGATGGAGCGCTAGCCGGCAATTCAACAGGTGCTATGTTAGTTTGAGATTCATCTGGTGTTGGCTCGGTCGTAGATGGCAGAGTTTCAATCTGCTTGAACGAATTCAAATGCATAATTTATTTTGAGCGTGAGGCGCGAATTATGTAGACAGCCCTACAATCAGCAGTTGACTGGTTGAGCCACACACTTACGATCTTCGCAAATAATTTGAATACTGGCAGCCAACCTAAGACTATATTTCTTTAGACAGAGATTTGACCTGCCGATCCAAACTATGACTGTAACTATGATTTTTGGTTCCGGAGCATTATCAATTCTTAACAATATTCTTAAAGCCCAATCACATATTTTTGCCATTCATCGTGCAGTCCACTCTTGAGGTGTTTAGTCACTTCAAAGTAAAGACTACTGTACGGCTTACGGGGAGGATGACGTAAAAGCATGTGGGCTTCATGGGGAGTGCGGCTGCCTTTTTTGACGTTGCAGCGGACACAAGCTGTAACAATATTTTCCCAGCTATCGCCACCGCCGCGCGATCGTGGAATAACATGGTCCAGCGTCAATTCATCGCCAGTATAGCCACAGTATTGACAGGCGTGACTGTCACGGTGGAGGATGTTTCGGCGAGTTAGAGGAATTTCCTTGTAAGGAACCCGCACATAATGACGCAGCCTGATAACTGTTGGGAGGGGAAACTCCGAATAAAGGTATTTACCATTGTGCTCGACCCGCTCTGCCTTGCCCTTGATTAATAGAACAACTGCTCGCCGCCAGCTTGTGATATTGAGCGGTTCATAAGAGGCGTTCAGGACCAGGACCTTAGCCATTGATGATCGCTACAGGCAATATTTTTACAAAATAGTAACATAATTGCAGCTATTTATGCCCTGTTTAGTGTGGGCTATGGCATTTTTGGCTATTGCTACTGCTTTTTGGCTCATGAGTAGTGGTTATGCAAAGGCTACCACTCAGTACCACTACACTCAGATTACTATGTTTTAAGGTTGCCGCTTGGCTACCCAACCCCCCATAGGTCTAAGGCAACTCTCTGGAGAAAGTTGACGCGCCCAAACAGTGCCCACAATAAAGAAATAGCAAACGCTGCAATAACTGCAATCGCCTTACCGTGTGGAAACCTCGAGTTTCCCAGCAGACCTTACGAGGCAAATTTAAGATGCCTAACAGCTTATTGGAGAGCAAAATGTACTAAAGATAGCTTTACACCTCTACGTCAAGTTGGCATCCATGCCCTTACTGTTGTCCGCTTGCTGTGATTGGTGCAATCAAGCGGAGAAATTGTCATTAATTTCATCATTGGGGGTGGTAGAACATGGCAAAGCGGAACTATCAAGTCTTAAAGTGGCTTCCCTTAGCAGCCATTGGTATAGTATTTCCAGCAGCATATTTTTGGCTCTTTTTGTGGTGCCTGAACTTAAAAGTAAGTTTTTGGTTAGTTTACGCAGTACTTTATGGAGGGGTAATCGCCTACTCTATCTCCTCGTATAAAACACAAATTACTCGTAAAAATCCAAATACACACTTATACCTTTCTACTCAAGCTGAGATTGTAGCTCAAGGCTCTTTGATTTGAGGTATAAGAACTACCAGTTGAATCAGTAGTGGAGTGATTACTGCTATACCTAGTGGTTAGTTTAAAAGCAGGGATTAGTTTAACCACTAACAATTAACCACTCAAAGCGGTGTCGAGAGGAGTGAAGTAAAAATGACGTTGATCTGGGAGCAAACTTTTAGTATTGTCGAGACAAATCGGTGTGATGGCTTCGGTGGGCTGCGCCAACGCGCTTGGGTGGAAATTAATTTAGCGGCATTGGCATACAATGTACGTCAGGTCAAAAGCTTGTTATCACCAAAGACGGCACTGATGGCGGTAGTGAAGGCAGATGCCTATGGTCATGGAGCTGTACTGGTGGCTCAAACTGTTTTGCAAGCTGGTGCTAGTTGGCTAGGTGTGGCAACAGTGCCAGAGGGGATTGAACTGCGAGCAGCGGGAATTAAGGCTCCGATTTTGATTTTAGGCGCGACACACACAAAAGAACAGTTACAAGCGATCGCCCAGTGGCAACTACAGCCTACTTTGTGCAACTTGAAACAAGCTCTGGTATTTTCGCAAACGCTAGAAGCAATTAATGGTGACACCTTACCTGTACATATTAAGCTAGACACGGGAATGTCGCGGTTAGGACCGCTTTGGGAGCAAGCAGTAGAGTTTGTACAGTTAGTACAGCGGTTGCCGCATTTACGCATCGCCAGCATTTATTCCCACTTGGCAACGGCAGAAAGTCTTGATCAAACGGTGATGAGACAGCAACAAGCACGGTTTGAGACAGCGATCGCTCAAATCCAATCTGCTGGGATACCGCTACCTCCACTCCATTTAGCAAACTCAGGTGGCACCTTAACTGACTCATCCTTGCATTACGATATGGTGCGCGTGGGTTTAGCTGTCTATGGACTTTATCCAGCCGAGCATTTAAGAACCGCGCTCGATCTTAAACCTGCCTTGCAAGTTAAAGCACGAGTAACTCAAGTCAAGACTATTCCGCCTCAGACTGGCGTAAGTTACGGGCATCAATTTATCAGCGATCGCGAACTCCGCCTTGCTGTGGTTGGCATTGGTTACGCTGATGGCGTGCCTCGCAATCTCTCTAACAAAATGACAGTATTAATTCGAGGTCAAAGACTACCACAAATTGGCGCCATTACGATGGATCAGCTAATGCTCGATGTTAGTACTATTCCCGATTTACAAGAAGGTGAAGTCGTTACCCTACTAGGACAGGAAGGAAAAGAACAAATTTCAGCTGATGACTGGGCATCTGAATTAGGCACCATTTCTTGGGAAATACTTTGCGGTTTCAAGCACCGACTGCCACGCGTGGCAGTCGGTCAGCCGTTATAGCGATGAATAAGCCTTAAAGTCCTGTAGACTCGGTTTCAACACTTTTGCCGCTTTGCTCAATGATGGTGTGGCAACAATACAGCTAATGTCTTTTCTATAACTGGATGTACAACTACTCGCAGTTCATGGGGGTATCGGGGCTGCGGATCGTCAACTAACCAGATAGGGGGCACCATCGTCGCTTCGTAGCTGGCGATGGTATCGAAGGTTCCAGGTTGAGATTTCAACTCAACTTTTTGTCCAGGTCGATACATAAATGCCTCTGCCCAATCTGCGTTTGTATCAAAGTTCATGGTGAATCAAACGAACCGTATCTCCTGATACCAATTTTAAATCTCTTGCATCAACAAAATTTATATTCTGTAAATATTGCTACAATTTGTTATATTTGCCGCTCAGAACAGACAGTCAGGTGATCGCATTCAGTTTTGAATTAAACTTGACAATTTGAACTAGATGCAGTAAGGGCATCTCAGAAGGCGCGATACAGCTTAGAGTGTTGAGATGGTTTCTTAAAAGAATTGATAGAGTGAATAAACATTAATACTTTTCAAAATACGAAATTATCCATGCGTGTAATCTTGATGACAGGCAAGGGGGGAGTGGGAAAAACCTCCGTTGCTGCCGCTACTGGACTGCGTTGTGCCGAACTAGGCTATCGGACACTTGTCCTTAGTACTGATCCAGCTCACTCCTTAGCAGATAGTTTTGACTTGGAACTAGGTCATGACCCTCGAGCGATTCGTCCGAATTTGTGGGGTGCAGAACTCGATGCACTTTTGGAGTTAGAGGGTAATTGGGGAGCAGTCAAGCGTTACATCACCCAAGTCTTACAAGCGCGTGGACTTGAGGGCGTACAAGCAGAAGAATTAGCAATTCTACCAGGCATGGATGAAATTTTTGGCTTGGTACGCATGAAGCGTCATTACGATGAAGGCGAGTTTGATGTCTTGATTATTGATTCAGCCCCAACTGGTACTGCTCTAAGAT
This window of the Chroococcidiopsis sp. CCMEE 29 genome carries:
- the ndhI gene encoding NAD(P)H-quinone oxidoreductase subunit I translates to MKFLKQVGNYAKESVQAARHIGQGLSVTFDHMGRRPITVQYPYEKLIPSERFRGRIHFEFDKCIACEVCVRVCPINLPVVDWEFDKASKKKKLNHYSIDFGVCIFCGNCVEFCPTNCLSMTEEYDLCTYDRHELNFDNVALGRLPYKVTNDSMVTPLRELVYLPKGVMNPHGLSPDTRRAGMLPEEIVEQQEAAQK
- the nuoH gene encoding NADH-quinone oxidoreductase subunit NuoH, with amino-acid sequence MNPGIDLQGSFIKSLMDLGLPAGTAKAIWMPLPMILMIIGATVGVLVTTWLERKISAAAQQRIGPEFIGPFGLLAPVADGLKLVFKEDVIPAKSDPLLFTLGPIIVVIPVFLSYLIVPFGQNLVITDVGVGVFLWISLSSIAPIGLLMAGYSSNNKYSLLGGLRAAAQSISYEVPLALSVLAIAMMSNSLSTIDIVEQQSGYGILGWNVWRQPVGFIIFWIAALAECERIPFDLPEAEEELVAGYQTEYSGMKFGLFYLGSYVNLVLSALLVSVLYLGGWEFPIPINLVASWIGVSETNPVLQLIDASLGITMTILKAYFLIFLAVLLRWTVPRVRIDQLLDLGWKFLLPVSLVNLLLTAALKLTFPFAFGG
- a CDS encoding citrate synthase; the encoded protein is MSVCEFKPGLEGIPAAQSSISFVDGQKGILEYRGIRIEELAEKSNFLETAYLLIWGELPTKEELEAFEHEVRYHRRIKYRIRDMMKSFPESGHPMDALQASAAALGLFYSRRDLDNPAYIRAAVVRLLAKIPTMVAAFQLMRKGNDPVRPRDDLDYSANFLYMLSEQEPDPLAARVFDVCLALHAEHSMNASTFSARVTASTLTDPYAVVASAVGTLGGPLHGGANEEVITMLEEIGSVANVRPYLEERIQRKDKIMGFGHRVYKVKDPRAIILQHLAEKLFDKFGYDNYYDIAIEMERVIEEKLGQKGIYSNVDFYSGLVYRKLGIPTDLFTPIFAIARVAGWLAHWKEQLIQNRIYRPTQVYSGLHDIPYIPIEQR
- the sixA gene encoding phosphohistidine phosphatase SixA, encoding MELFLIRHGIATERGIGIKDEERSLTEEGHQKTRKVAKRLFNLGLRFDLILTSPLVRSRQTAEILHSSGLSSKLEESSYLAPDGRIQPWIDWLEQQQIQGSATQLAMVGHQPDLGQWAEILVWGEARASLVVKKAGIIGLKLPETGSPVSRSQLFWLTPPKFLL
- the alr gene encoding alanine racemase; amino-acid sequence: MTLIWEQTFSIVETNRCDGFGGLRQRAWVEINLAALAYNVRQVKSLLSPKTALMAVVKADAYGHGAVLVAQTVLQAGASWLGVATVPEGIELRAAGIKAPILILGATHTKEQLQAIAQWQLQPTLCNLKQALVFSQTLEAINGDTLPVHIKLDTGMSRLGPLWEQAVEFVQLVQRLPHLRIASIYSHLATAESLDQTVMRQQQARFETAIAQIQSAGIPLPPLHLANSGGTLTDSSLHYDMVRVGLAVYGLYPAEHLRTALDLKPALQVKARVTQVKTIPPQTGVSYGHQFISDRELRLAVVGIGYADGVPRNLSNKMTVLIRGQRLPQIGAITMDQLMLDVSTIPDLQEGEVVTLLGQEGKEQISADDWASELGTISWEILCGFKHRLPRVAVGQPL
- a CDS encoding bifunctional oligoribonuclease/PAP phosphatase NrnA; this translates as MHLNSFKQIETLPSTTEPTPDESQTNIAPVELPASAPSTNESGNNGVQRVISLPSQKAEALRQTLERHQHERQIVILQDFPDPDALSCAWAYQLMAEQYQIECDIVYAGTLSHQENIALVKLTGLPAQRWPVQTTKSKDLSIYQGCVLIDNQGTTSQLMPLLQEAGIPITVLIDHHSLQGNLKAEFSDLRPSVRATSTIFAQYLQAGLLVLDNSINQHVKCATALMHGLRSDTNGLMQAQEEDFLASGYLSRFYDSQLLKAVLQANRSKRVMDVIERSLKNRIVQNNFSIAGVGYLRYDDRDAIPQAADFLVTEENVHTAVVYGIVHDEDEELEVVIGSLRTAKLTLDPDEFIKEAFGQDSQGRFFGGGRTGAGGFEVPMGFLSGSNENPTYAKLKWEVFDAQIKQKLLRLVNPQDSPIQTE
- a CDS encoding HNH endonuclease, whose product is MAKVLVLNASYEPLNITSWRRAVVLLIKGKAERVEHNGKYLYSEFPLPTVIRLRHYVRVPYKEIPLTRRNILHRDSHACQYCGYTGDELTLDHVIPRSRGGGDSWENIVTACVRCNVKKGSRTPHEAHMLLRHPPRKPYSSLYFEVTKHLKSGLHDEWQKYVIGL